In Bacteroidales bacterium, a genomic segment contains:
- a CDS encoding phosphopantetheine-binding protein, whose amino-acid sequence MEELIEKLKKEIIQVLNLEEVKPEDIDSDMALFGDGLGLDSIDVLELIVLLQKEYGIKIKDPKEGRRIFTSVRTMAEYILENQNK is encoded by the coding sequence GTGGAAGAATTGATCGAAAAGCTAAAGAAAGAGATTATTCAGGTATTGAACCTGGAAGAGGTGAAACCGGAAGATATTGATTCTGACATGGCTCTTTTCGGCGACGGGCTTGGACTTGATTCCATCGATGTACTGGAACTTATTGTCTTGCTCCAAAAAGAATATGGCATCAAGATCAAAGATCCCAAGGAAGGACGCAGGATATTCACATCAGTCCGGACCATGGCCGAATATATTCTGGAGAACCAAAATAAGTAA
- a CDS encoding beta-ketoacyl-[acyl-carrier-protein] synthase family protein: protein MANRVFVTGIGIICAIGNNAGETLASLQTNRSGIQPLTILDTIYRGELPAGEIKLTNEQLAEMAGITDLEMHTRTALLGMIAAGEALKDAGIDPKDSHFRTGISSASTVGGMDRTEINYRNYHQGAPYSNFILTHGCNDHTEKIAVSYGFRDMVTTMSTACSSSANSIMFGTRLIRHGIIDRVLAGGTDALSKFTLNGFNTLMILDKKPCRPFDKNRMGLNLGEGAAFLVLESEKALRDRTPLCELSGFANANDAYHQTASSPDGSGPFLSMSRALESCGLKPCDIDYVNAHGTGTDNNDFTEGIAIERVFGKKIPYVSSTKPFTGHTLGAAGAVEAVISVLSITNSILFPNLNFREKIDELSFEPLKEMVTGIRLKHVLSNSFGFGGNDSTLILSSC, encoded by the coding sequence ATGGCAAACAGGGTTTTTGTCACGGGCATCGGGATTATCTGTGCCATCGGGAATAATGCAGGAGAAACCCTGGCCTCGCTTCAGACCAACCGGTCCGGTATCCAACCATTAACCATCCTTGACACCATATACCGCGGTGAACTGCCCGCCGGAGAGATTAAACTCACTAATGAGCAACTTGCTGAAATGGCAGGCATCACCGATCTTGAGATGCACACCCGCACAGCATTGCTGGGAATGATCGCCGCCGGTGAAGCACTGAAGGATGCCGGTATCGACCCCAAAGACAGCCATTTCCGTACCGGCATCAGTTCCGCCAGCACTGTGGGTGGAATGGACCGGACCGAGATTAACTACCGCAATTACCACCAGGGCGCTCCATATTCCAACTTTATCCTGACCCACGGTTGCAACGACCATACCGAGAAAATAGCCGTCAGTTATGGTTTCCGCGATATGGTCACCACCATGAGCACTGCTTGCTCTTCATCTGCCAACTCCATCATGTTCGGGACCAGGCTGATCCGCCATGGGATAATCGATCGGGTCCTGGCGGGGGGAACCGATGCTCTCTCGAAATTCACCCTCAACGGCTTCAATACGCTGATGATCCTCGACAAAAAGCCGTGCCGCCCCTTCGACAAAAACCGAATGGGACTAAACCTCGGCGAAGGTGCTGCCTTCCTGGTGCTGGAATCGGAAAAAGCGCTCAGGGATAGAACACCGCTATGCGAACTCAGCGGTTTTGCCAACGCTAACGATGCGTACCACCAAACCGCATCCTCACCCGACGGATCCGGTCCGTTCCTATCTATGTCACGAGCCCTTGAATCCTGCGGTCTGAAACCCTGTGACATTGACTATGTCAACGCCCATGGCACCGGAACCGATAACAACGATTTTACCGAAGGCATTGCCATTGAACGGGTCTTCGGAAAAAAAATCCCATACGTTTCATCTACCAAACCGTTCACCGGACATACCCTTGGCGCCGCCGGGGCCGTTGAAGCTGTCATTTCCGTTCTCTCCATCACAAACTCCATCCTCTTCCCTAACCTGAATTTCAGAGAAAAAATAGACGAACTCAGCTTCGAACCATTGAAGGAAATGGTGACAGGTATCAGGTTGAAACACGTGCTCAGCAATTCATTCGGTTTCGGGGGAAACGATTCCACGTTAATCCTATCATCCTGTTGA
- a CDS encoding beta-ketoacyl synthase chain length factor has product MKAFIRGIGNISPQPTFEKEVFPEGIREYHTAKLQSVEPDYKNFIKSAQLRRMGRLLKMGVTSAGMCLQDAGIEKPDSIITATGLGMQGETEKFLNSLLDNGEEMLNPTAFMQSTHNTVGAHIAVMLGCKNYNVTYVHGPVSFEHALLDSLMWLAEKPSDKVLLGGIEEITELYFDMTDSLGFWKKGEISNLELLEDKRPGTIAGEGAAFFLLTTEENHGNYACIRGLTTRFNPGNQDIALSMVQEFLESKNISVKDIDLLLLGMNGDPASDAVYQPVLDNYSILCTAWFKHLCGEHYLASSFALWLAAKILKNGNIPAAVMLNDRPKSGRVNNILIYNHYRNIYHALILLSSC; this is encoded by the coding sequence ATGAAAGCATTCATCCGAGGCATAGGAAATATCTCACCGCAACCGACCTTTGAAAAAGAGGTTTTCCCCGAGGGAATCCGTGAATATCACACAGCGAAGCTTCAGTCGGTGGAACCGGATTATAAAAACTTTATTAAGTCTGCTCAACTGAGGCGTATGGGCCGGTTACTCAAAATGGGCGTAACTTCTGCAGGTATGTGCCTTCAGGATGCCGGCATTGAAAAACCTGATTCCATCATCACCGCCACCGGCCTGGGCATGCAGGGGGAGACTGAAAAGTTCCTCAACAGCTTACTCGATAATGGCGAGGAGATGCTCAATCCTACGGCTTTCATGCAGTCAACGCATAACACCGTCGGAGCGCATATTGCCGTCATGCTCGGTTGCAAAAACTACAACGTGACCTACGTTCATGGCCCGGTTTCATTCGAGCATGCTCTGCTGGACAGCCTGATGTGGCTCGCCGAAAAACCATCGGACAAAGTCCTGTTAGGAGGTATTGAGGAGATCACGGAATTGTACTTTGACATGACCGACAGCCTGGGTTTCTGGAAAAAAGGCGAGATCAGTAATTTGGAGCTTCTTGAAGATAAGAGGCCAGGAACTATTGCCGGTGAAGGAGCTGCTTTTTTCCTGCTGACCACGGAAGAAAATCACGGAAATTACGCTTGTATAAGGGGATTAACCACACGTTTCAATCCTGGCAACCAAGATATTGCACTCAGCATGGTACAGGAATTTCTTGAATCAAAAAATATCAGCGTCAAGGATATCGACTTGCTTCTGCTGGGGATGAACGGTGATCCGGCATCTGATGCCGTTTATCAACCAGTCCTGGATAACTACTCCATACTTTGTACCGCATGGTTCAAACATCTGTGCGGGGAACATTACCTGGCTTCATCGTTTGCACTGTGGCTGGCAGCTAAGATCCTCAAAAACGGCAATATTCCGGCTGCCGTGATGCTGAACGACCGGCCGAAATCCGGCCGGGTAAACAATATCCTGATCTACAATCATTACAGAAATATTTACCACGCTCTCATCCTGTTATCGTCATGTTGA
- a CDS encoding DUF2141 domain-containing protein: MMKWTILLIALLFVLPPQDERHRLVVTIRNIKPIKGDLYLGIHRRAEFFYVPDSAVMKRKLRVSSEAEIIVMEDVPEGRLAIAVYHDENLNGKLDANEIGIPFEGYGFSKNPKAHGRPKFEQAAFDFNKDDSLVIQLIYHPPPRETHD; encoded by the coding sequence ATGATGAAATGGACTATTTTATTGATCGCTTTACTTTTTGTGCTTCCTCCCCAGGATGAAAGGCACCGACTTGTGGTCACCATCAGGAACATCAAACCAATCAAGGGAGATTTGTACCTGGGCATCCACCGGCGGGCTGAATTTTTCTATGTTCCCGACAGTGCAGTGATGAAAAGGAAGTTGCGAGTAAGTTCGGAAGCAGAAATTATTGTTATGGAAGATGTTCCGGAAGGACGCCTCGCCATAGCAGTATATCATGATGAAAACCTCAACGGGAAGTTGGATGCCAATGAAATAGGCATCCCTTTTGAGGGCTATGGATTTTCTAAAAATCCTAAGGCTCACGGGCGTCCGAAGTTTGAGCAGGCAGCGTTCGACTTCAATAAAGATGACTCGCTGGTCATTCAATTGATTTATCACCCGCCCCCACGTGAGACACATGACTAA
- a CDS encoding AMP-binding protein: MLAIDRLSVSEIVSLQERKLKGLLSYVNEKSPFYASLFKEQHVNIKKILSLKDLKNIPTTSKEDLQVHNMDFLCVPKHKVIEYTTTSGTLGTPVTIALTRNDIDRLAYNEYLSFLCSGASSKDIFQLVLTLDKQFMAGIAYYLGALRLKAGIIRTGPGAPSMQWETISRVNTTSLVVVPSFILNLIEYAQDNNINYKDSSVKRAVCIGENIRNENLEFTTIGKRINEQWKIELYSTYASTEIQTAFTECSFGTGGHMHPELLIAEILDEEGNPLEYGEKGELSITTLGVEGMPLIRYRTGDICTLYDSPCKCGRNTLRISPILGRKKQIIKFKGTSLYPSSIYEILDGNSNIIDYVLEVSSSELDTDNITIWIAAKDQSTKLLSKLISYLHASLRVMPEIIFTDIEKIKEKQNIGVGRKPQRFIDNRVIKES; encoded by the coding sequence ATGCTGGCAATTGACAGGTTGAGCGTTTCAGAGATTGTCTCCCTTCAGGAAAGAAAACTAAAAGGGTTATTATCATATGTCAATGAGAAATCACCATTTTATGCCTCTCTGTTTAAAGAACAACATGTTAATATTAAGAAAATTTTATCCCTTAAGGATCTTAAGAATATTCCCACAACATCAAAAGAGGATTTACAGGTCCATAATATGGATTTTTTATGTGTGCCTAAACATAAGGTCATAGAATACACTACGACATCCGGGACATTAGGAACCCCCGTCACAATTGCTCTTACGCGAAATGATATTGACCGGTTAGCTTACAATGAGTACCTTTCATTTCTATGCTCGGGCGCTTCTTCAAAAGATATATTTCAACTGGTGCTGACCCTGGATAAACAGTTCATGGCCGGTATTGCATATTATCTTGGTGCTTTGCGCCTGAAAGCGGGGATTATCAGAACCGGCCCGGGTGCACCTTCCATGCAATGGGAAACCATATCAAGGGTCAATACGACATCACTTGTGGTTGTTCCCTCATTTATTCTTAATTTGATAGAATATGCTCAGGATAACAATATTAACTATAAGGATTCATCTGTGAAACGTGCTGTTTGCATAGGTGAGAATATTCGAAATGAGAATCTTGAATTTACTACGATCGGGAAACGGATAAATGAGCAATGGAAGATCGAATTGTACTCCACCTATGCATCAACCGAAATTCAAACAGCTTTTACAGAATGTTCCTTTGGCACTGGGGGACATATGCACCCTGAATTACTCATCGCAGAGATTTTGGATGAGGAAGGCAATCCTCTGGAGTATGGAGAAAAAGGTGAACTGTCAATAACAACACTTGGGGTGGAAGGAATGCCACTCATCCGCTACCGGACTGGTGATATTTGCACATTGTATGATTCACCCTGTAAATGTGGACGCAATACACTGCGCATTTCTCCCATTCTTGGACGTAAGAAACAAATTATTAAATTCAAAGGCACATCACTGTATCCGTCATCAATCTATGAAATTCTTGACGGGAACAGCAATATAATTGACTATGTTTTGGAGGTTTCTTCCAGTGAATTAGATACTGACAACATAACTATCTGGATTGCAGCAAAAGATCAATCCACCAAACTGCTGTCAAAACTTATTTCCTATCTGCATGCATCACTGAGGGTCATGCCTGAAATTATTTTCACGGATATTGAAAAGATTAAGGAAAAGCAGAACATCGGAGTCGGCAGAAAACCACAACGATTTATTGATAACAGAGTTATTAAAGAATCTTAG
- a CDS encoding BamA/TamA family outer membrane protein, whose product MKYLTVLLLLILSWSILVPDAQGQKKFSVENIINNLDSLRIAKMETGKGMLTPFIAPGYAPELKFLFTVGGLYTFKTQKNNPRLERSSIPFTISYSTNKSFQVIIKLTMYGRNDQYRILGDYCFKTMPDHYWGVGFYNGKDRNKSDTTTLYHRNLNKLTIKLIHRIGSNFFGGLYFDLTRNLTDQLNPVMEADPYIREFGHNVYSTGVGAVFQYDSRDNMVNAYRGNLLDLGVTYYGHFLGGQNEFWILELDYRGYIPIQLVNDRTTLAGEVKLRTTWGSTPWTDMSLLGNPYDVRGYYWGRFRDRSMIFGLLEYRQMLNRKKPNLSGSFQSRHGFVTWVGMGSIGMKLNDLRYWLPNAGIGYRFEIQPRYNIRVDFGIGLESKGFYFNFGEGF is encoded by the coding sequence ATGAAGTATCTAACCGTTCTCCTGCTGCTCATTCTATCCTGGTCAATCCTGGTTCCAGATGCTCAGGGGCAAAAAAAATTCAGCGTTGAAAACATCATCAACAACCTGGATTCACTTCGGATAGCCAAAATGGAAACGGGCAAGGGCATGCTCACCCCTTTCATCGCACCGGGCTATGCTCCCGAACTGAAATTCCTGTTCACCGTCGGAGGGTTATATACCTTCAAAACCCAGAAAAACAATCCACGGCTGGAACGTTCATCCATTCCCTTTACCATAAGCTACAGTACCAATAAGTCCTTCCAGGTGATCATCAAACTGACGATGTATGGAAGGAATGACCAGTACAGGATACTGGGTGATTATTGTTTTAAGACCATGCCTGACCATTATTGGGGTGTTGGGTTTTACAACGGTAAGGACAGAAACAAATCCGACACAACGACCCTGTATCACCGAAACCTGAATAAACTAACCATTAAATTAATCCACCGGATAGGCAGTAATTTTTTTGGCGGACTTTATTTTGATCTTACGCGAAACCTGACAGACCAGCTGAATCCGGTAATGGAAGCCGATCCGTATATCAGGGAATTCGGGCACAATGTTTACTCGACCGGTGTCGGAGCTGTATTCCAGTATGACAGCCGCGATAATATGGTCAATGCTTACAGGGGAAATTTGCTCGATCTTGGAGTGACGTACTATGGGCATTTCCTGGGTGGACAAAATGAGTTCTGGATACTTGAACTGGATTACCGCGGTTACATTCCCATTCAACTGGTCAATGACAGAACAACGCTTGCAGGCGAAGTAAAGCTAAGAACCACCTGGGGATCGACGCCCTGGACCGACATGTCGCTGCTGGGCAACCCGTATGATGTTCGGGGATATTACTGGGGCCGGTTCCGTGACCGGTCCATGATTTTCGGGCTGCTGGAATACCGCCAGATGTTGAATCGCAAGAAACCCAATCTGAGTGGCAGCTTCCAAAGCAGGCACGGATTCGTGACCTGGGTGGGAATGGGATCGATCGGAATGAAGCTGAACGACCTTCGTTACTGGCTGCCCAATGCCGGGATCGGCTACCGGTTTGAGATCCAGCCAAGGTACAACATTCGTGTGGATTTCGGAATAGGACTTGAATCGAAAGGATTTTATTTCAACTTCGGGGAAGGATTCTAA
- a CDS encoding glycoside hydrolase family 127 protein produces MKQIFFLLLFFSLLFSCQRSPEWKAPADDYPIQAVPFTQVKMTDAFWKPRIDTNRLVSIPYAFEQSEVTGRIGNFALAGGLIRGEHKGDFPFDDTDVYKIIEGASYSLAVEYDADLDRYVDSLIYLIGQAQEDDGYLYTCRTNQCSRLERWMGKQRWERLNSHELYNCGHLYEAAVAHFTATGKRTLLDVALKNADLICTVFGPDSSQKHCPSGHPIVEMALVKLYRVTGEQKYLDLAKYFLDETGAGTDGHPLSQYSQDHMPIKQQDEAVGHAVRFGYLYSGVTDVAAITGDQEYMLAAERVWDNVVAKKFYITGGIGARGMGEGFGENYELPNMTAYCETCASIANVYWNQRMFQMTGDSRYIDVLEKTLYNALLSGVSISGDRFFYDNLLEDNGTCERQPWFGCACCPGNITRFMASVSGYQYAVDNDRVFVNLFAGSEATIPFNGKEFKINQKTTYPWDGRVVLTVNPGSLAVFDLCFRIPGWARNQAIPSDLYAFTDTVESRVDIQVNGKLTGYRLEKGYAILHRHWKPGDQVVIDLPMPIRRIHANDAVVNDRNKVVLQRGPLIYCLEGVDQPGSALFSIFLPDTAKITSSFRGDLLGGMVILETHGMSLSHRTTNDHQMTINDQQMTTNDRLTAIPYAFWNNRGRSPMLAWIPVNAESAVPETEPTIASRAVASASTDWAPGLNDQFEPVNSRDTDKYFFYWWLKKGTTEWVQYDFGKPYTVSQVQVYWLLFDHYDYVCRPPAGWKVLYLKEEDWLPVHNDHPYGLTVDQYNIVHFEPITTRALRLEADLQKDRSAGIVEWKVF; encoded by the coding sequence ATGAAACAGATATTTTTCCTTTTGCTGTTCTTCTCACTGCTGTTCTCCTGCCAGAGAAGTCCTGAATGGAAAGCACCCGCCGACGATTATCCGATTCAGGCTGTTCCTTTCACGCAGGTGAAAATGACCGATGCTTTCTGGAAACCCCGAATCGATACCAACCGGCTGGTATCGATACCCTATGCCTTTGAGCAATCAGAGGTCACCGGACGCATCGGTAATTTTGCCCTGGCCGGCGGATTGATCCGGGGAGAGCATAAAGGGGATTTTCCTTTTGATGACACTGACGTATACAAGATCATCGAAGGCGCCTCCTATTCCCTGGCCGTGGAGTACGATGCTGATCTTGACCGGTATGTCGACAGTTTGATCTACCTCATCGGCCAGGCCCAGGAAGACGATGGCTACCTGTACACCTGCCGCACCAACCAGTGCAGCCGGCTCGAACGCTGGATGGGCAAACAGCGGTGGGAAAGGCTCAACAGCCACGAGCTCTACAACTGCGGGCACCTTTATGAAGCAGCTGTGGCCCATTTTACAGCCACCGGTAAGAGAACACTTCTGGACGTAGCACTCAAAAATGCAGATCTGATCTGTACCGTCTTCGGCCCGGATTCCAGCCAGAAACATTGCCCATCCGGTCATCCCATTGTGGAAATGGCACTGGTGAAGCTTTACCGGGTGACAGGGGAACAGAAGTATCTGGACCTGGCAAAATACTTCCTCGACGAGACAGGAGCCGGTACGGATGGTCATCCGCTTAGCCAATACAGCCAGGACCATATGCCCATCAAGCAACAGGATGAAGCTGTGGGCCACGCAGTGCGCTTTGGCTATCTGTATTCCGGGGTGACAGACGTGGCAGCCATTACCGGCGACCAGGAGTATATGCTGGCCGCTGAGCGGGTGTGGGACAACGTGGTTGCTAAAAAATTTTACATTACAGGGGGAATCGGTGCAAGGGGAATGGGAGAGGGATTCGGTGAGAATTACGAATTGCCGAATATGACAGCTTATTGCGAAACCTGCGCCTCCATTGCCAATGTATACTGGAACCAGCGGATGTTCCAGATGACGGGAGATTCCAGATACATTGATGTCCTGGAAAAGACCCTCTACAACGCCCTGCTGTCGGGAGTTTCCATCAGCGGCGACCGGTTCTTTTATGACAACCTGCTGGAAGACAACGGTACCTGCGAACGCCAGCCCTGGTTTGGCTGTGCCTGCTGCCCGGGCAACATAACACGTTTTATGGCCTCCGTATCTGGCTACCAATATGCAGTGGACAATGACCGTGTTTTTGTCAACCTCTTTGCAGGTAGCGAAGCCACGATTCCTTTTAATGGTAAAGAGTTTAAAATCAATCAGAAAACAACCTATCCATGGGACGGACGGGTTGTTTTGACCGTGAATCCTGGCAGTTTGGCTGTGTTTGATCTGTGTTTCCGTATCCCTGGCTGGGCAAGAAACCAAGCGATTCCTTCCGACCTGTATGCTTTTACGGATACGGTCGAAAGCCGGGTTGATATCCAGGTCAACGGTAAGTTGACCGGTTACCGGCTGGAAAAAGGATATGCTATCCTTCACCGGCACTGGAAACCGGGCGACCAGGTAGTCATCGACCTGCCGATGCCTATCAGAAGGATCCATGCAAACGATGCAGTTGTCAACGACCGCAACAAGGTGGTGTTGCAACGCGGCCCCCTCATTTATTGCCTGGAAGGTGTTGATCAACCAGGTAGTGCATTGTTTTCCATTTTTTTACCCGATACAGCAAAAATTACCTCCTCTTTCCGTGGCGATCTTTTAGGTGGAATGGTCATCCTGGAAACACACGGTATGTCCCTCTCCCATAGAACAACGAATGACCATCAAATGACAATCAATGACCAGCAAATGACCACAAATGACCGACTCACCGCCATTCCTTACGCCTTCTGGAACAACCGCGGCCGCAGCCCGATGCTGGCATGGATCCCTGTAAATGCCGAATCAGCAGTCCCCGAAACTGAACCAACCATCGCTTCCAGGGCGGTTGCCTCTGCTTCCACCGACTGGGCACCCGGACTCAATGACCAGTTTGAGCCAGTTAATAGCAGGGACACGGATAAGTATTTCTTTTACTGGTGGTTGAAAAAGGGAACCACTGAATGGGTGCAGTATGATTTCGGTAAACCGTACACAGTTTCCCAGGTGCAGGTGTACTGGCTGCTCTTTGATCATTACGATTATGTTTGCCGGCCTCCCGCCGGCTGGAAAGTCCTTTATCTTAAGGAAGAGGACTGGCTCCCTGTTCACAATGACCATCCTTATGGGTTAACAGTGGATCAATACAACATTGTTCACTTTGAACCGATAACAACCAGGGCTTTACGCTTGGAAGCCGATTTACAGAAAGATCGATCAGCCGGGATAGTGGAGTGGAAGGTATTTTAG
- a CDS encoding glycoside hydrolase family 127 protein, whose amino-acid sequence MNDKLKTLFILPILFLSSCSQKQEQSREYPILPIPFTQVTVTDNFWAPRIRTNSQVTIPIAFRHCETTGRIRNFEVAAGMEEGSFCTEYPFDDSDVFKIIEGASYTLHVQYDPELDRYLDTLILKIAAAQEDDGYLYTNRTINPDSAHPWAGTKRWELTHELSHELYNAGHLYEAAVAHYLATGKRSLLDVALKNAKLVDRDFGWGKTENYTGHQEIEIGLVKLYRVTGDKRYLDLAKFFLDVRGPGGEEYCQAHQKVVDQTEAVGHAVRACYMYSAMADVAALTGDQAYVDAISRIWENVVSEKYYITGGIGQAGHNEGFGEDYYLPNLEAYCETCASIAMVFWNHRLFLMKGDAKYLDVMERTLYNAAVDGVALSGDLFFYPNPLASDGRHQRRPWFGCACCPSNICRFLPSMPGYIYSQRGNEIFVNLYVSSAASLGCCKNKLNISQETNYPWDGNITVMIDPQRSRKYTLSLRIPGWARNEPVPGDLYRFENQDNGQVNLLVNGKTVDAPVQNGFIKIDRKWKKGDKVELILPMPVRKIIAHEKVEADRGLIALQRGPLVYCLEGKDQPAGKVFAYDLSDTSTITPRYREDLLGGIMVLEMNGKSLYPLTAIPYCYWANRGPGEMAVWIEVNKNL is encoded by the coding sequence ATGAATGACAAACTAAAGACTCTATTCATTCTTCCGATTCTTTTTCTTTCATCCTGTTCCCAAAAGCAAGAACAATCCAGAGAATACCCCATTCTTCCCATCCCCTTCACCCAGGTAACCGTCACCGATAATTTTTGGGCGCCGCGGATCCGGACCAACAGTCAGGTGACCATCCCCATCGCTTTCCGGCATTGCGAAACCACCGGCCGGATACGCAACTTTGAGGTCGCCGCAGGAATGGAGGAAGGAAGTTTTTGCACGGAATACCCCTTCGACGATTCCGACGTCTTCAAGATCATCGAAGGAGCCTCGTATACACTTCATGTTCAGTATGATCCGGAACTCGACCGGTACCTGGATACCCTGATCCTGAAGATCGCCGCTGCCCAGGAGGACGACGGTTATCTGTATACAAACCGTACGATCAACCCCGACAGTGCCCATCCCTGGGCAGGGACCAAGCGATGGGAACTGACCCACGAACTCAGCCACGAACTTTACAACGCAGGCCATCTTTATGAAGCGGCAGTGGCGCATTACCTGGCTACGGGAAAACGTTCACTTCTGGACGTTGCATTAAAGAATGCCAAACTCGTTGATCGTGACTTTGGATGGGGAAAAACAGAGAATTATACAGGACATCAGGAGATCGAAATAGGATTGGTGAAACTTTACCGTGTAACAGGCGACAAAAGGTATCTTGACCTGGCCAAATTTTTTCTGGATGTGCGTGGACCCGGTGGTGAGGAGTACTGTCAGGCCCATCAAAAGGTGGTGGATCAGACCGAAGCGGTCGGCCATGCGGTCAGGGCCTGCTATATGTACTCGGCGATGGCGGATGTGGCTGCACTGACGGGCGACCAGGCATATGTGGACGCCATCAGCAGGATATGGGAAAATGTGGTCTCGGAAAAATACTACATCACGGGCGGAATCGGGCAGGCAGGCCATAACGAGGGATTCGGGGAGGATTACTACCTGCCGAACCTGGAGGCCTATTGCGAGACCTGTGCCTCCATCGCCATGGTGTTCTGGAATCACCGGCTCTTTCTGATGAAGGGGGATGCGAAATATCTGGACGTGATGGAGCGTACACTCTATAATGCCGCTGTGGATGGCGTGGCCCTGAGCGGGGATCTGTTCTTTTACCCGAATCCGCTGGCATCCGACGGGCGTCACCAGCGCAGGCCCTGGTTTGGATGCGCCTGCTGCCCCTCCAATATCTGCCGTTTTCTGCCCTCTATGCCGGGCTATATTTACAGCCAGCGCGGGAATGAGATTTTCGTGAATCTATACGTGTCAAGTGCAGCTTCGCTGGGATGCTGCAAGAACAAGTTGAATATCAGCCAGGAAACCAATTATCCCTGGGATGGGAATATTACGGTTATGATCGATCCGCAAAGATCCCGAAAATATACATTGTCCCTCCGGATTCCGGGATGGGCACGGAATGAGCCGGTACCAGGCGACCTGTATCGTTTCGAAAATCAGGATAACGGACAGGTCAACCTTCTGGTGAACGGAAAAACGGTCGATGCGCCTGTTCAGAATGGATTCATCAAGATCGACCGTAAGTGGAAGAAAGGAGACAAGGTGGAGTTAATCCTGCCGATGCCCGTCAGAAAAATCATCGCGCATGAAAAAGTGGAAGCCGACAGGGGGCTGATTGCCTTGCAGCGTGGACCGCTGGTCTATTGCCTGGAGGGAAAAGACCAGCCCGCAGGGAAGGTATTCGCCTATGATCTGTCGGATACTTCAACAATAACACCCCGCTATCGCGAAGATTTACTAGGAGGCATCATGGTCCTGGAAATGAACGGTAAATCCCTTTACCCCCTTACCGCCATTCCCTATTGTTACTGGGCAAACCGTGGTCCGGGAGAAATGGCTGTTTGGATAGAAGTAAACAAAAATTTATGA